tacccaccgatacagcgggtagtgaagacttACCCTAAGGCCCCACTCTACTCCCCTTACCCAGAGGCCAGCCTTCAGTGCTTGGTGATGGAGTGAACTTCACAGACTGTGAACAGATGTTAGGTGTAAGGAACTTCAAAGACTGTGAACTTCCACAATGCTGACCTCTGCCAAATTGGGACAGAGCACTCTTGATTAAGGAGGAGATATCATTTCTCCCTCTTGTTATACAGGTTTAAAGTCAGTGTCCCCCGCCGATCACCTTCTTCTGGTGTATTTGCCCATTTTGTCATGAAGCTCCTTGGTTTTGACACCATAAATGATAGGGTTGAGCATGCTGGGGATGAGGAAGTAGAGGTTGGCGAAGATGATGTGAACTTGCGGAGCGAAGCCATGACCGAAGTGGTGTGTCAGAAAAGTGAAGAGGAACGCAGTATAAAACATCAGTATCACAGAGAtgtgggctgtgcaggtgttGAAGGCTTTCTGGTGGGCTGTCTTGGAGGAGATTCTGAAGACAGCCCTGATGATCAGACCGTAGGACAGGGCAATGAGTGTTAGGTCTAACCCAGTGATTACAAATGCTATCACCAAGCCATACATCCTGTTGACTGTGGTGTCCCCACATGATATCTTCACCACAGCCATGTAGTTGCAGTACGTATGGGGGATAATGCGGTTGGTACAGAATGGCTGCCTGCTCAGGAGCATGGGTAGGGGCAAAATGAAGAGAACAGCTCTTATCAAAACCACTAGCCCTAGCTTAGCTATCCGTGGATTGGTGAGGATAGCCGCATATCTGAGAGGGTTACATATGGCAATGTAGCGATCAAATGCCATTATCACGAGGATGGCTGACTGCATATCACAAACTACATAAAGGAAGAACATCTGTGTGAGGCAGCCACCCACAGTAATGCCTTTCAAATTtaaccaaaatatacacagtgcctTCGGCACGACGGAAGTAGACATGCCGATGTCTACGAGCGCCAGCATGCAGATCAGCAGGTACATCGGCTT
The Emys orbicularis isolate rEmyOrb1 chromosome 1, rEmyOrb1.hap1, whole genome shotgun sequence DNA segment above includes these coding regions:
- the LOC135881120 gene encoding olfactory receptor 52N4-like; the protein is MAALNLTPSDPSTFILTGIPGLESAHIWISICFFTFYIISLLGNFTVLFVVYKEQTLHKPMYLLICMLALVDIGMSTSVVPKALCIFWLNLKGITVGGCLTQMFFLYVVCDMQSAILVIMAFDRYIAICNPLRYAAILTNPRIAKLGLVVLIRAVLFILPLPMLLSRQPFCTNRIIPHTYCNYMAVVKISCGDTTVNRMYGLVIAFVITGLDLTLIALSYGLIIRAVFRISSKTAHQKAFNTCTAHISVILMFYTAFLFTFLTHHFGHGFAPQVHIIFANLYFLIPSMLNPIIYGVKTKELHDKMGKYTRRR